Proteins encoded in a region of the Synechococcus sp. BIOS-U3-1 genome:
- a CDS encoding glycosyltransferase, which produces MLEVRVAFTIDSLKLGGAERVLLQWASWCRQEGWQVLIVTRQAPQSDAYPLPEGIERVVEPPLPRQLSWLGWFAFPFRVLALRQLLRLHRIDLAVGVTTLPAVKLLLATVGLSTRTVVSERNYPPAKPISLPWRWLRRLTYPLADLHLIQTRETGLWLRENCAVHRQQLLPNSVTWPLPDREPVLEPSEFIAPRQPLILAAGTKAHQKGFDRLMPVFAELGRCDPDLHLALLGLAPGQYHGFDQQRWLRQLLGQDSDLQERLLMPGVSGSMARWYTRATVFVLPSRYEGFPNVLLEAMAAGCACIASDCLTGPADLILHGENGLLLSSQATSDDWGAAIAGLLADPGQCLRLGERAARVRERYDAACLRNEFLEALLRLRHG; this is translated from the coding sequence CATTGATTCCCTGAAGCTCGGAGGTGCTGAACGAGTTCTTTTGCAGTGGGCAAGCTGGTGTCGCCAGGAGGGTTGGCAGGTGCTGATCGTTACTCGACAGGCACCTCAGTCGGATGCTTACCCCTTGCCTGAGGGCATTGAACGCGTGGTGGAGCCGCCCCTGCCTCGACAGCTCAGCTGGTTGGGTTGGTTTGCCTTTCCTTTTCGCGTGCTTGCGTTGCGTCAGTTGCTGCGTCTCCACCGCATTGATCTGGCGGTGGGAGTCACCACACTCCCAGCGGTGAAGCTGCTGCTCGCCACCGTTGGCCTTTCAACTCGAACCGTGGTGTCTGAGCGCAACTACCCACCGGCAAAGCCCATCTCTTTGCCTTGGCGTTGGCTACGTCGCCTGACCTATCCATTAGCTGATCTTCATCTGATACAGACCAGGGAAACAGGGCTCTGGCTCCGCGAGAACTGTGCTGTTCATAGGCAGCAGCTTTTACCGAATTCCGTGACCTGGCCGCTGCCCGATCGCGAGCCCGTACTCGAGCCCTCTGAATTCATTGCACCAAGGCAGCCTCTGATTCTGGCTGCTGGCACCAAGGCACATCAGAAGGGTTTCGATCGCCTCATGCCGGTGTTTGCTGAGTTGGGTCGATGCGATCCTGATCTGCACTTAGCGCTGCTTGGACTGGCGCCGGGGCAATACCACGGATTTGATCAGCAGAGATGGTTGCGCCAGTTGCTCGGCCAGGACTCCGATCTGCAGGAACGCTTGCTGATGCCAGGTGTGAGCGGGAGCATGGCGCGTTGGTACACCAGGGCCACTGTGTTTGTGTTGCCTTCGCGGTATGAAGGCTTCCCGAACGTGTTGCTGGAGGCCATGGCTGCCGGATGTGCCTGCATTGCCAGCGACTGTCTGACTGGTCCGGCAGATTTGATCCTTCACGGAGAGAATGGCTTGCTGTTGTCTTCACAGGCGACATCCGATGACTGGGGTGCGGCCATCGCTGGCTTGCTGGCAGATCCCGGTCAATGCCTTCGCTTGGGTGAGAGGGCTGCGCGGGTGAGGGAGCGTTATGACGCCGCATGTCTGCGCAATGAGTTTCTAGAAGCTCTGCTCCGGTTGCGCCATGGATGA
- a CDS encoding glycosyltransferase, translated as MDDLWVVLPHLGAGGAQKVGLLAAEHFSAQGYRVKVVTLIHGHPVRHAIPHGVIHQELGPESNSHPLLRDGWNRSWMARARRFGVAQFLKAHRLLIRAQLLLLSPWFESRIRPGSDGLASTLFSRRASSLGAERLCSLKVLIEEERPQRLLSMLTRTNILCCLAAWDLPIHLVVSERNDPALQRLDRVWSLLRRLCYRRADVVTANTDGVIQALKLMGQWQRLELLPNPVPTSLEVSEQQLTSDRRQQEILALARLQPQKGLDLLLRAFALIVPSSRNGWRLTLVGEGPEGTALKRLSAELGLDDVVSFEGFRTDTQTFFRRASIFALPSRFEGMPNALLEAMAFGLPSVVSDASPGPLEMVRDGVEGFVVPSENVEALARALERFILDQGLRERCGAEARSTLAAMDWSVLEPCWRSVLALPKEG; from the coding sequence ATGGATGATCTTTGGGTTGTGCTCCCTCATCTCGGTGCCGGCGGTGCGCAGAAGGTTGGACTCCTCGCCGCAGAGCACTTTTCGGCTCAGGGTTATCGCGTGAAAGTAGTCACCCTCATTCATGGTCATCCCGTGCGGCATGCCATTCCTCATGGTGTGATCCATCAGGAACTCGGCCCTGAATCCAACTCGCATCCCCTGTTGCGTGATGGTTGGAATCGCTCTTGGATGGCCCGGGCAAGACGTTTTGGTGTTGCTCAGTTCCTTAAAGCGCATCGCTTACTGATCAGAGCTCAACTCCTGCTCCTGAGTCCCTGGTTTGAGTCGAGAATTCGACCTGGCAGTGATGGTCTCGCCTCCACGTTGTTCTCTCGAAGGGCCAGCAGTTTGGGCGCAGAGCGATTGTGCAGTTTGAAAGTGCTGATCGAAGAGGAGCGTCCTCAACGTTTGCTGTCGATGCTCACTAGGACCAATATTTTGTGCTGCTTGGCAGCTTGGGATCTTCCGATTCACTTGGTTGTGTCGGAGCGTAATGACCCTGCACTGCAGCGCCTGGATCGAGTCTGGTCACTGCTCCGGCGGCTTTGTTATCGCCGAGCTGATGTCGTTACAGCCAACACTGATGGTGTGATTCAAGCTCTCAAATTGATGGGGCAATGGCAGCGCCTGGAGCTGCTGCCTAACCCAGTGCCCACCAGTCTTGAAGTGTCGGAGCAGCAGCTGACATCAGACCGGCGCCAGCAAGAGATTCTTGCTCTTGCGCGATTACAGCCTCAAAAAGGCCTTGATCTGTTATTGCGTGCCTTTGCCTTGATAGTTCCCTCCAGTCGCAATGGCTGGAGGCTGACGCTGGTTGGTGAGGGGCCTGAAGGCACTGCACTGAAAAGGCTCAGCGCTGAACTTGGGCTTGATGACGTGGTGTCTTTTGAAGGATTTCGTACTGATACCCAAACCTTTTTTCGTAGGGCCAGCATCTTTGCTCTGCCATCAAGGTTTGAGGGGATGCCGAATGCCCTTTTGGAAGCCATGGCCTTTGGTTTGCCATCTGTGGTGAGCGATGCATCCCCGGGCCCTCTCGAGATGGTGCGTGATGGTGTGGAGGGATTTGTTGTGCCGTCTGAGAATGTCGAAGCCCTAGCCCGCGCTTTGGAGCGGTTCATCCTGGATCAGGGTTTGCGCGAGCGCTGTGGTGCCGAAGCACGATCCACTTTGGCAGCGATGGATTGGAGCGTGCTTGAGCCATGTTGGCGCTCCGTTTTGGCGTTGCCGAAAGAGGGATGA